The sequence below is a genomic window from Candidatus Thiodiazotropha endoloripes.
GACTTCGATGCCTACATTGGAATCAGCGATCAGGCCGACACCATCTATCAACAGCCCGACACCTGGAATCGTATGGCGATCCTCAATACCGCCCGCATGGGATATTTTTCAAGCGATCGGACCATCAGTGAATATGCGGAAAAAATCTGGCAGGTTTCACCGGTATCCCGCTGATGAGGGTTAAACGTAACCCTCGATGCAATGGGTAATATGGGATATAATTCCCAATATATTTCAAATCCAGGAAATATGACAACTAGGGAGTGACACCCATGCACGGTAAAAACCGGTGGACGATCCTATTGCTGCTGAGCCTCTCTCTGATCGCCTGCGGCGGCGGTGGCGGTGGCGGAGATGACGGGGATGACGACGATGATCATGAAAGCGGCCCTGGTGTCAGTGATGTAAACGGTACTCACCGGGTTCTCGCGTTCAACGACCTGGGCATGCATTGCGCCGACCTGGACTATTCCACTTTCGTCATCCTGCCCCCCTTTAACGTGATCCACAGTCAGGTGGTGGCCAGGGGTAACCCACCCCGTCTGCTCGACTCCAGTGAGGTTCAGCTCAGTTATCTGGCCACGACCGATCCATCCGGCTCAATCAACTCCACCAGCCAGAACCTGGCCGGCAGCATCGATAAAACCAACTTCTGGGACACCAATCCGAATACCGGCAACAGTTTTGTATTCGACCTTTTCGGTGATAATCCTGCGCCTGACGAAGGGTTGATGTTTGAACAGAACATGCCGGGCATTCTCAATCCATACAGCGCCAATGATCCCCAGCCATTCAACCACTACAACGAAACAAAAAAGTGGTTCTCTGCGGAAGGCATTCCCATCCTGCCCATCGATGACAGCGGACAACTCAACGCCTATCCACTGATGAGGGTGAGCGCACAGGAACTGAATAGTGAGGACTCACTCGCCTCACTCGACGTGGTTCTACCTGTGGCCTCTGAGGCGGACTGCCAAAACTGCCATGCCGCCGGGGAGATCGCAGCACCCACCGACAGTGAAATTCCGTTTGAACTGCCCGACGACATCAACGATAGCAACAGTGTTCTCCAGGCTGCCAAACAGAACATACTGCTGCTGCATGATGCCGAACACGCCACCAACCTGGTGGCCAGCAAACCGGTACTCTGTGCATCCTGCCACTACTCAGCAGCACTCGATCTGAACGGATCCGGACCAACTGGCAGTCAGCTTAACCAGGACAGCATGTCAGAGGTGATGCACAGGCATCATGGAGAGCTGACCGATGAGAGCAGTGGTGAACCGATATTTCCCAGTGACGGCACACTGCAGCAGACCTGTTATCAGTGCCATCCGGGCAAAGTCACCCAATGCCTCAGAGGGGCTATGGGCGGCGCCGGCATCGAGTGTGCCGATTGTCACGGCAGTATGCTGGCGGTGGGTCGGGAGGAGCGCTCCCCCTGGCTTGATGAGCCACGCTGTGAGTCCTGCCATACCGGGGATGCCACAAACCACCTGGGCAGTAGCATCAGACTCAGCCAGGCCTGGACCGATGATATCGATACAGCCACACCGCGCATCGCAAGCAACAAGCGATTTGCAGAGAACGACAACAGCCTCTATCGAAACAGCCTTGGCCACGGTGGTGTCGCCTGCGAGGGTTGCCACGGTTCCACCCATGCAATCTGGCCCAACGCCAATCCGCAGGCCAATGACAACCTGGCCTCGATCCAGCTACAGGGCCATGCCGGGACCGTCAGTGACTGCGCCACCTGCCATACCAGCCTGCCTCTGACCCTCTCCGGCCCCCACGGCATGCATAACGTCAACAGCCGGAGCTGGAACCTGGACCATGAAGATTTCTATGAGGCCGACCCGGACAGCTGCCGCAGCTGCCATGGTGCCAATCTGCAAGGCACGGTACTTTCACAAACCGCCACTGACAGAACCTATCTGCGGGATGATGACGGTGAGCGTAGCCTGTTTCTGGCAAAGGGTACGGCAGTGAGTTGCACTCTCTGTCATGAATATCCGGAGGAGGAGGATGACTGATGAGCCTAGTCTGTAAACCCGACAAACCCAGAGTATGCAGTAAGCGGTTTATTCTTCAAATAAGGTTCGCTTTAAATATCCGATGACATGCAACAAATCTATCAGTTCAGCGAGTGATTCAACGCCTGTTTTTTCATAAACTCGTCGGCGATGGATCTCAACTGTTCTAGAACTGATATCCAACTCCTGTGCCATCTGTTTATTTGAATAACCTGAAGCGAGAAGCGCCATCACTTCCTTCTCCCGCTTAGTCAATCGCTCAACCCGTTGCCAAATAACTGACTGGCTCAGTGCTTTGGTGCGTATGTTTGCATCAATTGTGAGCGCTTCGTTTATTCGCTCAAGCAATATCTCATTAGAAACAGGTTTCTCCAAGAGATCAATTGCACCATTCCTGAACGCCTGGATGGTAATGGGCACATTTGCCTGGCCTGTTAGAAATATGATCGGGATCTTCAGCTGTTGCTCAGCTAACAGTGTTTGCAGCTCAATACCCGAGATGCCGGGTAGATTGATATCAAGCAGCAAACAACCTGGGGTCTCAGGTTGATAGGCATTAAGAAAATCATTAGCCGTTGAGTATGCCTTGACGCCATGACCTTCGTTTGTGAGCAGTGATATCAGGGCTTCGCGCACCATCACGTTGTCTTCCACAATAAATATTGTTGAGACTGGCATATCAGTCCTTGTACATAATCCGACCTTTTGACGTTTCTTTGTCATAGTCTTAATGCCGGTGGTACAGAACAACGAACAAGCGATGGCACAACAACGGAACACTTCACAAATATAATTAAGATTATCAGTGTGTTGCCTCTCTTAATACAGCTTGAAGACAAACAATCAACTGGCAACACCCTCTATGGAAATATACTACATTTTTTTCCTACCAATACTCAAAAAAGCGCTTAATAATAGTGATTTTCAAGAATCTTCAGTAGTAATCCTAGGACCTGTTGTGCCTGATAAAGCGCCAATCAATGCGCGAGGAGCGTAGTTTGGTTGTTCCAAATGAGTGACGAGCAACGCCGAGTGACGCTTTTTCAGACGCACCGCGAAGGGGTGGGGCTGTTTTTGCGCCCAGCGGCGTTATCATTCGCTCATGTAGTCGAGCTACACCACGCTCATTCTGCCTTGCTGGAGACAAAAGCAGTCCCAGCAGGGCATATTGGATTAGTGTTAATAAACCCTAGGTAAAATGAATAGAGTATTGATATTAACAATAGACGATGAGGAGTAGCGGGTCTCTGAATATTCCAACTAACCGTTTGGAACATTTCAGGGACACCACTAAGTGGAAGGTGTTAACGAACAGATGAGTATCTGAATTGTGATCAATTATGCCTTTATTCTACATCAAGTGTGTATTGTCTCCATGCCTCCTCGGTAGAGGCTCTAATCGCACCTGCACCCAGAGGTATTTCACTTAATTCATTGCTGCAGGAATCGATCTCTGTAACCTCTGACAATGTAACAATCCTTATGTCATTGTACTCGTGACCATCGGCACCACAAAAAAATTGCCAAATATCTTCCATGTCATGTGCTACTGATAAAATCGGCGTATTTTTTTCCAATACATGGCAACACATGACACAAAGTGTACTCTCGGCTTGCTTGAACTTGCAGTTACTGACCTTGTTGAACAGTTTTTCAAACATCAATAAATCTACCGGTTATTACACGAGTCTGCATGACAGAATTTAGACAATGGAACGAAGGTTTCAATCAGGATATTGAAAATCCAGAGAACAATCGATTCTCACTCAGTAGTACCTTGACATCAGGCTGACAGTTTTCAATCTGGATTTTAAACGGTGAATATTCCATTTTTTTACTTAACTTCAACAGTATTCCAAGGCCAGATGCTCGAATATTCTGAGTCGCATTCAAATCAACTACCATGACCTGTATATGATTCTGTCTGGCGCATTGACATGCCTCTACAAAAGTACCGTGAGCACTACAATCCAATGTTTTTGCAGCATGGATAATAATCTTTTCATCAGGGATCCCACTGCTTTCCGTAGTATTTGTCATTTCAAACCCTTTGATGTCAGCACGCTCTAATTCGTCACATAAGAATAAGGCTGGCTTTACTCAGTTTGCAGGTTGTATGATCCCGCATATATTTCGTGTTTTTAGGAGTTGACCTCTAGAGTCACCGTGTTGGATTGTTCCAGGTAAGGCAGGATCTCAATGACTGAGTTATTGAGTATGAATGCTGCACCTTCTAATGTATACCGTACCAGCATACCCCTGAACTTGTGAGTTTCTCTCTGTTTCTCTTTGAACACAAAAGTCAAGTCAACTAAAGCCCCCAAATGGAGATCCAGACTATCGGACTCTATAAAAATCCCTGTAGCTGATATATCACGTGTTTTGTACACCCCTAAATGATGTCCATTGCGATCAAGCGTAACCATGACTTGAGCAGCAATACGGCTTCCAAATCGGTGATCCATAATTGACCCCATCCATTTCAGTTATAAGTATTGACTACGAATTGTTTAGAATATAGTGATATCTTTCTATACAATTCAGGGTACCCTATATTTTATTGTTATACCTTAGGGTTGATGTACACTCTAAGTGAAACTGTAAAGAAAAATAATTCGGGCGTTTACCTACGTAATTCTACGTATGCTTGACTGACGTCAGTTATCTATTTATTACTGGAGTCACTTGATTGCTGAGTCGAAGGCATGGGGATCGAAGGCTTTACACTAAACAAATCACAATCTAACATCTCCTTTAGGACAGCCATCTGTGTGGATACCAATTCCATTAGGCCACTTTAACTGACAAATATTTGAAGAATATTTACTTAAAATTGCACTCTTTTGCAGCAGATAGAGATCCAGAACGCCCGCCACAATTGAACTGCAATGCTCAGCCAGTTAACAATTAAATTATTATAATATTCATAAGCCCTCATCTAAATAGAACTATAACGAGGATCGAGAGGTTAGATTTATTTCCATGAGCGATTTAGACAGCCAATTAAAAGAATTGCGCCGACAGGCAGAGAAACGGCTGCAAGACTGTAAGAATGACTCAGTGGAAATACAGCCTGAACAGTTGGCCGAACAGATCCACGAACTGGAAGTTCATCAAATTGAACTTAAGATTCAAAATGAAGATCTACAACGCAGCCAGATGGAACTGGAAACCTCCCGGGATCAATATGCAGAGTTGTTTGATTTTGCGCCTGTAGGCTATCTGATAATTGACAATAAAGGCCGGATTGTTCGCACCAATCTACTGAGTAGTGAAATGTTTGGTATGAACAGATTTCAAATGGCTGGGGTCTTCTTCTATACGTTTGTCACCAAGGAATATCGGAGAGAACTGTTTCGACACTTCCAACATGTATTCAAAGATCAAATCAGAAAAACCTGTGAAGTGAAAATTGCATTGAACGATGGGACAGTATTTTTCGCCAAAATGGATAGCGTGGTACAGCCTCGAGGTGAGAAAGATAAGCTTCAATGCTTAACCCTCATAACCGATATTACCAAACTCAAGAAGACTGAAGTTACCAACAAACAGGCGAGGCAGGCAGCTGAAGATGCGAGCAGAGCCAAGTCACAATTTCTTACAGCAGTAAGTCATGATCTTCGCCAACCTTTACAAGCAATGACTACTATCAGTGATTTACTGAAAAGAAAACTCACTGACAAAAAAAATCTTGATTTGGTTAACAATCTATCCAGTTGCCTGATTAGTATGACTGAGTTATTCAATACTCTGCTCAATGTCAGTCAGTTAGAATCAGGCTCAATTGAACCTGAACTAAAGACATTTTATGCGAACGAGCTGCTTAATCGATTGGATGTAACATATCGTCCACTCGCTATGGATAAGCAACTGAATCTACGGGTGGTCGACTGCTCTTCAGCACTCCGGTGTGATCCTGTTCTGTTATATCAAATCCTTGATAATTTAGTTTCAAACGCTATCCGCTATACGGATTCAGGTAAAGTACTGGTCGGTTGTAGACGCCGCAAATCGATGTTGCGTTTTGAGATTTGGGATACGGGTATTGGCATACCAGAGAATCAACGCGAACAGATATTTGATGATTACCATCAACTCTACAACCCTGCCAGAGACCACAGCAAAGGCCTTGGACTTGGCCTAGCAATTGCTGCACGAAGCGCGAAACTATTGGGGCAAAAGATAGCACTTAATTCGTGGAAAAATGGATCGATATTTTCGATTGATGCACCACTGATCGATTATCAAACGAACAAATCGAAAAAAACATCAATCAACAACCTCGAAAACACCAAAATTTCAACAACATCACTATTGATCATTGATGACAACAGCATCATTCTCCACTCATTGAGTTATTTGATGGAGAGTTATGGATACAAAGTCACGGGAACAAAGAGTAGTCATGATGCAATGGCTATGATAAAGGATGAATTACGGCAATTTGATTTCATTATTTCTGATTACCGTTTACCAAACGGCGAGACCGGCATAGAGCTTATCAAGAAAATTCGTCAAACATTAGGTTTTAACATACCTGCCTTGCTTATTACCGGAGATCTGGAGATGTCCATGTCACAGGAGTTTGCCGACTCGGGACTGAAACTTCTGCATAAACCAGTCGGAGCAGAAATTTTGAACCAGCATATTCAGGAGATCATGGGCTGAATGTTTTCTAGCCCTTAAAACAATCTTGGGCCTGTTAACACTAATCCAATAGGCCCTAGCGTTATGACCACTATAGATAAAGAGATTCAGCCACTTCAAACTAGGTTTACGTTGTACATTATTTTCATTTTCGGTCCGAAAGCGTCACCGCCAACACGCTTTCACCAAAAATCCTGATTTTTCAAAAACAGCACATTTCATCCGGAGGGACAGACCAGCCACACCATCAAAATTCGTATGGATAGATTGGTAAGTATTGTTTCAATACCCTGATTATCAACCTGGAGAGAAAGTAGCTGCTGACAGAGGAGGGTTTGAGTATCGCCCAGATCAGACTTTAAACCTCGAGAAAGATCCTGTCGAACAGATGCTCATCATCGTTGTCCTCCAACTCTTCCATGAAGATCCTTGTCTTCTGCTGTAGGTCAAACAGGTTGCATTGACGGATCAGTTCCCGGGTTTCCAGCAGTGCACTGGGTTGCATACTGAGCTCCCGCAATCCCAAACCCAACAGCAAACGGACATAGCGGGGATCACCCGCCATCTCACCACACATACTGACCGGGATATCCGCATCCTGAGCCGCCTCGATGGTATAACGGATCAGCATCAGAACGGCCGGATGGAGCGGATCGAAGAGAAAGTTCACCTCTTCATCCATACGGTCCACAGCCAAGGTGTATTGAATCAGGTCATTGGTACCGATGGAGAGAAAATCGAGATAGTGGGCAAAACGTCTTGCCGCCAGTGCCGCTGCCGGTACCTCGATCATGCCTCCGATCGGTATTTCCCGATCGAACGCCACCTCCTCATCGATCAGGTCCTGTTTCGTCTTGTCGATGATGGCAAGCACCTGCTTCAGCTCCTGAACTCCGGAGAGCATGGGAATCATCAGTCTCACAGGCCCTTCAGCTGAAGCTCGCAATATCGCCCTGAGCTGGGGAATGAAGAGCTCAGGCTCCTTCAGACAGAGACGGATCGCGCGCAAACCAAGAGCCGGATTGATCGCCGGCATACAACCAGAATCCGCCATCGTATCGGTGGTTTTGTCCACACCCAGGTCGAGGGTACGAATCGTCAGTGGAATGCCATTCAGCCCCTTAACTGCATCGACATAGACGCCATACTGCTCCTCTTCAGTCGGTGGCGTAGTGCGGTTCATATAGAGAAATTCGGTGCGGAAAAGCCCCACCCCATCGGCCCGGTTCTCCATGGTTACAGGAATATCATCGGGTAACTCGATATTGGAGTAGAGCGAGATTCGTTCACCGTCGGTGGTCAATGCCGGCAGATCGACCTGCTGCCTCAGCTCCACCTCGCGAATTCGCCGGCTCTCGATACGTTGCCGGTAGTAATCGAGTATCCGTTCTGTGGGATCGGCCAGCACCACACCCTGGGCCCCATCGACCACCAGGGGCTCACCCTGACGAAACAGCACAGTCGCCTGATGAACACCCACCACCGCCGGGATACCCAGGCTGCGCGCCAGAATGGCAGTATGGGAGAGAGGCCCGCCGAATTCGGTGATGAAAGCGGCTACCCCCTGGTTTTTCATCATGATGGTCTCTGCCGGCGTCAGATCCCGTGCAACAACAACCCGCCCTTTCAGATCGCCCCGCTGTTCCGGTTTGCCACCGGCCAGAACGAACTGCACATGACCGACCACGTGGTTCACATCATCCTTGCGGGTACGCAGATAGGGGTCGTCCATTTCGTCGAACACCCGTACCAGCTCATCCCGTCGAACCTGAAGTGCCCACTCAGCACTATAGAGTTTTTGCCGGATCAGGCTTACCGTCGCCTGGCTGATCGCATTGTCTTCAAGCATCAACAGATGGGTATCGATGAACTCACTGATATCCTGTGCCGTATCAGAGGGGATCTGATCCCGAACAGATCGTAAATGGCTGGTGGTTGTCAGGAGTGCGGATTCGAAACGATCAATTTCAGCTTCCACCCGCTCCTGGGGAATTTCACGATGAATGATTTCCGGAACACCATGCTGTAACAGGTAGGCCTCACCAATCGCGACTTCCCGCGTGGTTTTGATCCCTATACCCTGACAGGATAGTGTCATTGCTCCTCCCCGAAGCGATCATTGATAAGCACGATCAGCGCTTCCATTGCCTGATCCTCATCACGACCTTCAATTTCCAGCTTCAACATCGAGCCCTTGTTGGCTGCCAGCATCATCACCCCCATGATGCTTTTTCCGTTCACTCTCTGCCCATTGCGATTGAGGAAAACGTCACTCTCATAACTGTTTGCGCAACTAACCAATTTAGCTGCCGCACGGGCATGCAGACCGAGTTTATTTATGATTTCTACTTCTTGTTGCAACATGATATTCAGAATTTATTCAATTGGCCTTTCGCAGCAGTGGATCCCTTCCCTGCCGCCACTGACCGCTTTTTCAGTCAGCGACTTCAGGTCGAGATCGAGATAATTCAGGGTTCGTATCAGCATCGGCAGATTGAGCCCTGAAACCACATTTACACGCCCGCTATCTGCAAGGCTGTAAGCGATATTACTCGGTGTGGAGCCATACATGTCAGTAAACACCAGCACACCATCACCATCATCCAGATTCTCCACCAGCCGGTGTGCCTCTGATTTCATCTGATCAGGATTACACTCGGTGCTCACAGTCAAGGTTTCGATCGGCAACGGTAACTCCACAAACATCTTTTTGACTGTCTCGATCAACGCATCACCGATGCGACTGTGAGTGATCAACAGCAAGCCAATACTCATGACAATTCACGATGACGGCTCATCACCTGCAGTCCTGCCGCTTTAAAATGTTTGACCAGACACTCCACCACATAGACTGAGCGGTGCTGACCACCGGTACAGCCAATGGCAATCGTCAGATAGCTACGCCCATCCGCTTCAAACGCCGGTATCCAGCGTGACAGAAAATCGATCAGATCCGCCACCATCTTTTTGGTTTCTTCCTGCTCATGCAGAAAATCCGCCACCGGTCTATCCATCCCGGTGTAGCTGCGCAGCTCGGTCTGCCAATAGGGATTGGGAAGACAACGC
It includes:
- a CDS encoding cytochrome C, encoding MHGKNRWTILLLLSLSLIACGGGGGGGDDGDDDDDHESGPGVSDVNGTHRVLAFNDLGMHCADLDYSTFVILPPFNVIHSQVVARGNPPRLLDSSEVQLSYLATTDPSGSINSTSQNLAGSIDKTNFWDTNPNTGNSFVFDLFGDNPAPDEGLMFEQNMPGILNPYSANDPQPFNHYNETKKWFSAEGIPILPIDDSGQLNAYPLMRVSAQELNSEDSLASLDVVLPVASEADCQNCHAAGEIAAPTDSEIPFELPDDINDSNSVLQAAKQNILLLHDAEHATNLVASKPVLCASCHYSAALDLNGSGPTGSQLNQDSMSEVMHRHHGELTDESSGEPIFPSDGTLQQTCYQCHPGKVTQCLRGAMGGAGIECADCHGSMLAVGREERSPWLDEPRCESCHTGDATNHLGSSIRLSQAWTDDIDTATPRIASNKRFAENDNSLYRNSLGHGGVACEGCHGSTHAIWPNANPQANDNLASIQLQGHAGTVSDCATCHTSLPLTLSGPHGMHNVNSRSWNLDHEDFYEADPDSCRSCHGANLQGTVLSQTATDRTYLRDDDGERSLFLAKGTAVSCTLCHEYPEEEDD
- a CDS encoding response regulator transcription factor, whose translation is MTKKRQKVGLCTRTDMPVSTIFIVEDNVMVREALISLLTNEGHGVKAYSTANDFLNAYQPETPGCLLLDINLPGISGIELQTLLAEQQLKIPIIFLTGQANVPITIQAFRNGAIDLLEKPVSNEILLERINEALTIDANIRTKALSQSVIWQRVERLTKREKEVMALLASGYSNKQMAQELDISSRTVEIHRRRVYEKTGVESLAELIDLLHVIGYLKRTLFEE
- a CDS encoding STAS domain-containing protein; the protein is MTNTTESSGIPDEKIIIHAAKTLDCSAHGTFVEACQCARQNHIQVMVVDLNATQNIRASGLGILLKLSKKMEYSPFKIQIENCQPDVKVLLSENRLFSGFSIS
- a CDS encoding PilZ domain-containing protein codes for the protein MDHRFGSRIAAQVMVTLDRNGHHLGVYKTRDISATGIFIESDSLDLHLGALVDLTFVFKEKQRETHKFRGMLVRYTLEGAAFILNNSVIEILPYLEQSNTVTLEVNS
- a CDS encoding ATP-binding protein; this translates as MSDLDSQLKELRRQAEKRLQDCKNDSVEIQPEQLAEQIHELEVHQIELKIQNEDLQRSQMELETSRDQYAELFDFAPVGYLIIDNKGRIVRTNLLSSEMFGMNRFQMAGVFFYTFVTKEYRRELFRHFQHVFKDQIRKTCEVKIALNDGTVFFAKMDSVVQPRGEKDKLQCLTLITDITKLKKTEVTNKQARQAAEDASRAKSQFLTAVSHDLRQPLQAMTTISDLLKRKLTDKKNLDLVNNLSSCLISMTELFNTLLNVSQLESGSIEPELKTFYANELLNRLDVTYRPLAMDKQLNLRVVDCSSALRCDPVLLYQILDNLVSNAIRYTDSGKVLVGCRRRKSMLRFEIWDTGIGIPENQREQIFDDYHQLYNPARDHSKGLGLGLAIAARSAKLLGQKIALNSWKNGSIFSIDAPLIDYQTNKSKKTSINNLENTKISTTSLLIIDDNSIILHSLSYLMESYGYKVTGTKSSHDAMAMIKDELRQFDFIISDYRLPNGETGIELIKKIRQTLGFNIPALLITGDLEMSMSQEFADSGLKLLHKPVGAEILNQHIQEIMG
- the ptsP gene encoding phosphoenolpyruvate--protein phosphotransferase; this translates as MTLSCQGIGIKTTREVAIGEAYLLQHGVPEIIHREIPQERVEAEIDRFESALLTTTSHLRSVRDQIPSDTAQDISEFIDTHLLMLEDNAISQATVSLIRQKLYSAEWALQVRRDELVRVFDEMDDPYLRTRKDDVNHVVGHVQFVLAGGKPEQRGDLKGRVVVARDLTPAETIMMKNQGVAAFITEFGGPLSHTAILARSLGIPAVVGVHQATVLFRQGEPLVVDGAQGVVLADPTERILDYYRQRIESRRIREVELRQQVDLPALTTDGERISLYSNIELPDDIPVTMENRADGVGLFRTEFLYMNRTTPPTEEEQYGVYVDAVKGLNGIPLTIRTLDLGVDKTTDTMADSGCMPAINPALGLRAIRLCLKEPELFIPQLRAILRASAEGPVRLMIPMLSGVQELKQVLAIIDKTKQDLIDEEVAFDREIPIGGMIEVPAAALAARRFAHYLDFLSIGTNDLIQYTLAVDRMDEEVNFLFDPLHPAVLMLIRYTIEAAQDADIPVSMCGEMAGDPRYVRLLLGLGLRELSMQPSALLETRELIRQCNLFDLQQKTRIFMEELEDNDDEHLFDRIFLEV
- a CDS encoding HPr family phosphocarrier protein, with product MLQQEVEIINKLGLHARAAAKLVSCANSYESDVFLNRNGQRVNGKSIMGVMMLAANKGSMLKLEIEGRDEDQAMEALIVLINDRFGEEQ
- a CDS encoding PTS sugar transporter subunit IIA, translating into MSIGLLLITHSRIGDALIETVKKMFVELPLPIETLTVSTECNPDQMKSEAHRLVENLDDGDGVLVFTDMYGSTPSNIAYSLADSGRVNVVSGLNLPMLIRTLNYLDLDLKSLTEKAVSGGREGIHCCERPIE